From a single Aggregatilinea lenta genomic region:
- a CDS encoding ABC transporter permease: protein MTNIGGAFRRNINRIGADNLSLILALVILVFLITVVSGWAGYDGGDKFFSWQNLMNSVAQAIVIVGLLAIGETVVIVAGGLDISVGSVASIGSVVAASVLVGVGTFGSTLLPTGNVVVAVLAGIIAGMVAGAINGFIVTVLRVNPIIATLGTLAAFAGIAFLLAPDGKPIGVVTQPDFTWLARHRLFTDVGIPDLNGSAWTGIPVLTVIFVIVTIIIHILMAYTDFGRAIYAIGGNEVAARLAGISLTRIRIGMYMISGGVAGLAGVLLTARTTSGNPINGVGLELQAITAVFLGGAATTGGKGTIIGTFLAVILVGVLNNGMNLLGFNTFVQRVALGLLLIGAVAISQWRQVREEKVRARALALQS, encoded by the coding sequence ATGACGAATATCGGCGGGGCTTTTCGCCGGAATATCAACCGCATCGGCGCGGATAACCTCTCGCTGATTCTGGCGCTGGTCATTCTGGTGTTCCTCATCACCGTGGTCAGCGGGTGGGCTGGCTACGACGGGGGCGACAAGTTCTTCTCCTGGCAAAACCTGATGAACAGCGTGGCCCAGGCCATCGTGATCGTCGGTCTGCTGGCGATTGGCGAAACTGTGGTCATCGTCGCGGGCGGCCTCGACATCTCGGTCGGCTCCGTCGCCTCGATCGGCTCGGTCGTCGCGGCGTCCGTACTGGTCGGCGTGGGCACGTTCGGCTCGACGCTCCTGCCCACCGGCAACGTTGTCGTCGCGGTCCTTGCTGGCATCATCGCGGGCATGGTCGCGGGCGCGATCAACGGCTTCATCGTAACCGTCCTGCGCGTAAACCCCATCATCGCCACACTGGGCACCCTGGCCGCTTTCGCAGGCATCGCGTTCCTACTCGCGCCGGATGGCAAGCCGATCGGCGTGGTGACGCAGCCGGACTTCACCTGGCTGGCGCGGCACCGTCTCTTCACCGATGTTGGCATTCCCGATCTGAACGGCTCGGCGTGGACTGGCATCCCGGTGCTGACGGTGATCTTCGTCATCGTGACCATCATCATCCACATCCTGATGGCCTACACCGATTTCGGTCGCGCAATCTACGCGATCGGCGGTAACGAAGTCGCCGCCCGGCTGGCCGGTATCAGCCTCACCCGCATCCGTATCGGCATGTACATGATCTCCGGCGGTGTTGCTGGTCTGGCAGGTGTGCTGCTGACGGCACGCACCACATCCGGTAACCCGATCAATGGCGTCGGGCTGGAACTACAAGCGATCACGGCAGTCTTCCTGGGTGGCGCGGCCACGACCGGCGGCAAGGGCACCATCATCGGCACGTTCCTGGCGGTCATCTTGGTCGGCGTGCTCAACAACGGCATGAATCTGCTGGGCTTCAACACCTTCGTCCAGCGTGTCGCGCTCGGCCTGCTGCTGATCGGCGCGGTTGCGATTTCGCAGTGGCGTCAGGTGCGCGAGGAAAAAGTGCGCGCGCGGGCGCTCGCACTTCAGTCATAG